In the Balaenoptera acutorostrata chromosome 7, mBalAcu1.1, whole genome shotgun sequence genome, one interval contains:
- the TMEM196 gene encoding transmembrane protein 196 isoform X2 — MLNSQLDQFLLCGICGILCAKKKSGLVMILFSACCICGLIGGILNFQFLRAVTKKTSSLYPLHLASMSLACIGIGGCTLSSWLTCRLASYEQRRMFSEREHSLHHSHEMAEKRLRAIEITDLPSCPVVPPTPELPTRK, encoded by the exons tttcttctgtgTGGCATATGTGGAATATTGTGCGCCAAAAAAAAATCTGGACTTGTC ATGATCCTCTTTTCTGCCTGCTGCATCTGTGGACTCATTGGGGGCATCTTGAATTTTCAGTTCCTTCGGGCGGTGACAAAGAAGACCTCTTCCCTCTATCCCCTGCATCTCGCGTCCATGTCTCTTGCGTGCATTGGGATCGGGGGCTGCACCCTCTCTTCCTGGCTCACTTGTCGACTAGCCAGCTATGAACAGAGGAGGATGTTCTCCGAGAGGGAGCACTCTCTGCATCACTCTCATGAAATGGCTGAGAAA AGATTGAGGGCTATTGAAATAACCGACTTGCCCAGCTGCCCGGTGGTGCCCCCGACACCAGAGTTACCTACAAG GAAATGA